From Caulobacter segnis, a single genomic window includes:
- the pdxA gene encoding 4-hydroxythreonine-4-phosphate dehydrogenase PdxA, with the protein MTRPLALSAGDPAGVGAEIIAKAWRALRQDGPPFVVVGDAQLLASAGGDVKVRPVTGPREALEVFAEALPVIDIPLLSPVIAGQPSPVHATQVIRWIETGVGLALSGAVSGLVTAPIAKAPLYEAGFKFPGHTEFLAELTAAERFEGARGPVMMLAAGDLRATLVTIHTSIAKVPGALDIESIVNSGLVTAQALRKDFGIQTPRLAVAALNPHAGEGGALGREEIEIIEPAVRALRDLGVDATGPSPADTLFHAEARARFDGVLCMYHDQALIPVKMLDFWGGVNITLGLPIVRTSPDHGTGFDIAGRGIARPDSLIAAIKLADQIAARRGA; encoded by the coding sequence GTGACGCGGCCGCTCGCCCTCAGCGCCGGCGATCCCGCCGGCGTCGGCGCCGAGATCATCGCCAAGGCGTGGCGCGCGCTCCGCCAGGACGGACCGCCCTTCGTGGTCGTGGGCGACGCCCAGCTGCTGGCCTCGGCCGGCGGCGACGTCAAGGTCCGCCCGGTGACAGGGCCCCGCGAGGCCCTGGAGGTCTTCGCCGAGGCCCTGCCGGTCATCGACATCCCCCTGCTCTCGCCCGTCATCGCCGGCCAGCCCTCGCCGGTCCACGCGACGCAGGTGATCCGCTGGATCGAAACCGGCGTCGGCCTGGCCCTGTCCGGCGCGGTGTCGGGTCTGGTCACCGCCCCGATCGCCAAGGCGCCGCTCTACGAGGCGGGCTTCAAGTTTCCGGGCCATACCGAGTTCCTGGCCGAGCTGACCGCCGCCGAACGCTTCGAGGGCGCGCGCGGGCCGGTGATGATGCTGGCCGCCGGCGATCTGCGCGCCACGCTGGTGACCATCCACACCAGCATCGCCAAGGTCCCGGGCGCGCTGGACATCGAGAGCATCGTCAACAGCGGCCTGGTCACCGCTCAGGCCCTGCGCAAGGACTTCGGGATCCAGACCCCGCGCCTGGCCGTCGCCGCCCTCAACCCGCACGCCGGCGAAGGCGGCGCGCTGGGACGCGAGGAGATCGAGATCATCGAACCGGCCGTCCGCGCGCTGCGGGACCTGGGCGTCGACGCCACGGGCCCCTCGCCGGCCGACACCCTGTTCCACGCCGAGGCCCGCGCCCGTTTCGACGGGGTCCTGTGCATGTATCACGACCAGGCGCTGATCCCGGTCAAGATGCTGGACTTCTGGGGCGGGGTGAACATCACCCTGGGCCTGCCGATCGTGCGAACCTCGCCCGACCACGGCACCGGCTTCGACATCGCTGGACGCGGGATCGCCCGGCCCGATAGCCTGATCGCCGCCATCAAGCTGGCGGACCAGATCGCCGCCCGCCGCGGCGCCTGA